The following coding sequences are from one Beggiatoa alba B18LD window:
- the rluB gene encoding 23S rRNA pseudouridine(2605) synthase RluB — MRFNPDTTEKLQKVLARAGLGSRRAIEAWIREGRVKVNQQVAHIGARVSLQDEIQIDNRKLSMQQLAPPPRQILIYNKPVGEVCSRDDDENRPLIFDKLPKPKQGRWISVGRLDVNTTGLLLLTTDGELANRLMHPSAEIEREYAVRVLGKVDEAMLQRLVTGVQLEDGIAKFERVDDAGGEGANHWYHVVLKEGRKREVRRLWEAQGLVVSRLMRIRYGVVTLPPSLRMGQFMELESNVRQALLRQVNLTETVKETEEGRDTVRQDKPNQRPNGKFTKQTLSTSTATREPAKRSTRPKKDWWESRIDETDDTGFSKRNLQQKNTAKPVHQPQAVTGGRANKPTTPSTAKFTATKTNTRPVLSKPSKPTSRPQLGKKLASSPIAKPSTLSTKKRG, encoded by the coding sequence ATGCGTTTTAATCCTGATACTACTGAAAAACTTCAAAAAGTCCTTGCCCGTGCGGGTTTGGGGTCACGTCGTGCGATTGAAGCATGGATTCGTGAAGGGCGCGTTAAAGTCAATCAACAAGTGGCTCACATTGGCGCACGTGTTAGCTTGCAAGATGAAATCCAAATCGACAACCGTAAATTAAGCATGCAACAGTTAGCACCGCCACCACGACAAATCCTGATTTATAACAAGCCTGTTGGCGAAGTTTGCAGTCGTGACGATGACGAAAACCGCCCTTTAATTTTTGATAAGTTACCAAAGCCTAAACAAGGTCGTTGGATTAGTGTAGGACGCTTAGATGTCAATACGACAGGCTTACTCCTCTTAACCACAGATGGCGAACTGGCAAACCGTTTAATGCATCCTTCTGCGGAAATAGAACGCGAGTATGCGGTGCGTGTGTTGGGTAAAGTAGATGAAGCCATGTTGCAACGTCTGGTAACAGGTGTGCAATTAGAGGATGGAATTGCCAAATTTGAACGGGTGGATGATGCAGGCGGAGAAGGTGCAAACCATTGGTATCATGTTGTTTTAAAAGAAGGACGTAAACGAGAAGTGCGCCGTTTATGGGAGGCGCAAGGATTAGTCGTGAGTCGCTTAATGCGTATTCGTTACGGCGTTGTCACCTTACCGCCGAGTTTGCGCATGGGACAATTCATGGAGCTAGAAAGTAATGTTCGCCAAGCATTATTACGTCAAGTGAATTTAACCGAGACAGTAAAAGAAACTGAAGAAGGTCGTGACACGGTTCGACAAGACAAACCGAATCAACGCCCCAACGGAAAATTTACTAAACAAACTTTATCAACGTCAACAGCAACCCGCGAACCTGCAAAGCGTTCTACAAGACCTAAAAAAGATTGGTGGGAATCCCGTATTGATGAAACGGACGACACTGGATTTTCAAAACGCAATTTGCAACAAAAAAATACAGCTAAACCAGTGCATCAACCCCAAGCCGTCACGGGCGGGCGGGCTAACAAACCCACAACGCCATCTACCGCAAAATTTACTGCAACGAAAACAAATACACGCCCTGTATTAAGTAAACCCAGCAAACCGACAAGCCGTCCACAATTAGGGAAAAAACTCGCATCTAGCCCAATCGCTAAACCCAGCACGCTGTCAACGAAAAAACGCGGATGA
- the moeA gene encoding molybdopterin molybdotransferase MoeA, with the protein MTIDNFTPAPSCMDALEPSMLSVAQALQQIKAQLAPITDSEKVPIRQALGRVLAETIVSSINIPAYTNSAMDGYAIHSADLPQTGSQTLNVVGTAMAGQPYTLKVERGQCVRIMTGAVMPTGTDTILIQERVQRDGELIHFLAGERAGQNVRHIGEDIRQGQTVLNIGKQILPSELGLLASLGIAEIAVKRYLRVAFFSTGDELRSIGESLELGQIYDSNRYTLYGMLQRLGVEILDMGVIKDDKEALTHAFTTAATIADVVITSGGVSVGEADFTKDILLNLGQIQFWKIAMKPGRPLAFGRIQNAAFFGLPGNPVAVMVTFYQFVQPALQYLMGMPEKTPITIKARSLVALKKKAGRAEFPRGLLSLDSNGEWTVTTTGQQGSGILSSMSVGNCFILLSVEQGNVNCGEWLTVQPFDGMA; encoded by the coding sequence ATGACTATCGACAATTTTACCCCTGCCCCTAGCTGCATGGACGCGCTAGAACCATCCATGCTCAGTGTTGCACAAGCCTTACAACAAATTAAGGCACAACTCGCCCCTATTACAGACAGCGAAAAAGTGCCTATTCGTCAAGCCTTAGGACGTGTCCTAGCAGAAACTATCGTTTCATCCATCAACATCCCCGCTTACACCAACTCCGCCATGGACGGCTACGCCATCCACAGCGCAGACCTGCCCCAAACAGGCTCACAAACCCTCAACGTAGTCGGCACGGCGATGGCAGGACAACCCTACACACTCAAAGTAGAGCGCGGGCAATGCGTAAGGATTATGACAGGCGCAGTCATGCCAACAGGCACAGACACCATCCTGATACAAGAACGTGTACAACGTGATGGCGAACTTATCCACTTTCTAGCGGGTGAACGAGCGGGGCAAAATGTTCGCCATATTGGCGAAGATATTCGTCAAGGACAAACCGTTTTAAACATTGGCAAACAAATTTTACCTTCCGAATTAGGGCTACTTGCCTCACTCGGTATTGCCGAAATAGCTGTTAAACGCTATTTACGGGTTGCCTTCTTCTCCACAGGCGATGAACTACGCTCAATTGGAGAAAGTTTAGAACTTGGACAAATCTACGACAGCAACCGCTACACCTTATATGGCATGTTACAACGTCTCGGCGTAGAAATTCTCGACATGGGTGTTATCAAAGACGATAAAGAAGCCTTAACACACGCCTTCACCACCGCAGCTACCATTGCTGATGTCGTTATCACCTCGGGCGGTGTTTCTGTCGGAGAAGCTGATTTTACGAAAGACATCCTACTCAACTTAGGACAAATTCAATTCTGGAAAATCGCCATGAAACCAGGCAGACCGCTTGCCTTTGGACGCATACAAAACGCCGCTTTCTTCGGTTTACCGGGTAATCCCGTTGCGGTCATGGTTACTTTTTACCAATTTGTTCAGCCCGCCTTACAATACCTCATGGGAATGCCTGAAAAAACGCCGATTACCATAAAAGCCCGTAGCTTAGTGGCATTAAAAAAGAAAGCAGGACGCGCCGAATTTCCACGCGGTTTACTGAGCCTAGATAGCAATGGAGAATGGACTGTTACCACGACAGGACAACAAGGCTCAGGTATTTTAAGCTCCATGAGCGTAGGCAACTGCTTTATTTTGCTATCCGTTGAACAAGGCAATGTCAACTGTGGGGAATGGCTGACTGTACAACCATTTGATGGGATGGCTTGA
- the queF gene encoding preQ(1) synthase has protein sequence MSIRASKILETFPNPTPSRDYTIHMRMPEFTCLCPKTGQPDFATLFLEYVPDQTCIELKSLKGYIWSYRDEGAFHEAVTNQILSDLVNACQPRFMRLRAEFNVRGGIYTQVVVEHRAPDWTPPTPVHLP, from the coding sequence ATGTCCATTCGAGCCAGTAAAATCCTAGAAACCTTTCCAAATCCAACACCTAGCCGCGATTATACGATTCATATGCGGATGCCTGAGTTTACTTGTTTATGCCCAAAAACAGGACAACCCGATTTTGCTACCTTATTTTTAGAATATGTGCCTGACCAAACTTGTATCGAATTGAAATCTTTAAAAGGTTATATTTGGTCGTATCGTGATGAAGGGGCTTTTCATGAAGCAGTCACGAACCAAATTCTGTCGGATTTGGTGAATGCCTGTCAGCCTCGTTTTATGCGCTTACGTGCAGAGTTTAATGTACGCGGTGGGATTTATACACAGGTTGTGGTTGAACATCGCGCCCCTGATTGGACCCCTCCAACCCCTGTTCATTTGCCATAA
- a CDS encoding microcin C ABC transporter permease YejB codes for MTAYIIRRLLLIIPTLLGIMVINFFIIQTAPGGPVERTIAQLEGTLQSSTARFGGGVRSDTLQNNSMTVSTSETTNSKYRGAQGLSAEMIQEIERMYHFDQPVYVRFFQMLNNYVMFDFGNSFYRDQSVVSLIIEKMPVSISLGLWTTLLVYLISIPLGIAKAVRDGSAFDVWTSGVIIIGYAIPSFLFAVLLIVLFAGGSFFDWFPLKNLTSDNWSELSFIDKILDYLWHITLPVLAMLIGGFAGLTMLTKNSFLDEINKQYVMTARAKGLTERRVLYGHVFRNAMLIVIAGFPSAFIGILFTGSLLIEMVFSLDGLGLLGYEAAINRDYPVMFGSLYMFTLLGLLLNLVGDLTYILVDPRIDFDKREN; via the coding sequence ATGACGGCTTATATCATTCGTCGTTTATTGTTAATTATTCCAACCTTGTTGGGCATTATGGTGATTAATTTTTTTATCATCCAAACCGCTCCTGGGGGACCTGTTGAGCGTACCATCGCCCAATTAGAGGGGACATTGCAAAGTTCAACGGCACGTTTTGGCGGTGGTGTTCGTAGCGATACCTTGCAAAATAATTCAATGACGGTTAGCACGTCTGAAACAACTAACAGTAAATATCGGGGTGCTCAGGGTTTATCAGCAGAAATGATTCAGGAAATTGAGCGTATGTATCATTTTGATCAGCCTGTCTATGTGCGTTTTTTTCAGATGTTAAATAATTATGTCATGTTTGATTTTGGCAATAGTTTTTATCGTGATCAGTCTGTTGTGAGTTTAATTATTGAAAAAATGCCCGTGTCTATTTCATTGGGATTATGGACAACTTTATTGGTGTATTTAATTTCTATTCCTTTAGGCATTGCAAAAGCCGTGCGTGATGGTAGTGCATTTGATGTATGGACAAGTGGCGTGATTATTATTGGTTATGCGATTCCAAGTTTTTTATTTGCGGTGTTATTAATCGTTTTGTTTGCAGGCGGGTCGTTTTTTGACTGGTTTCCGTTGAAAAATTTAACTTCGGATAATTGGAGTGAGTTAAGTTTTATCGATAAAATTTTAGATTATCTCTGGCATATTACCCTGCCTGTGCTTGCAATGCTCATTGGGGGGTTTGCGGGTTTAACGATGTTAACGAAAAATTCGTTTTTAGATGAAATTAATAAGCAGTATGTGATGACCGCACGGGCAAAAGGATTAACTGAACGGCGGGTATTGTATGGGCATGTTTTCCGTAATGCGATGTTAATTGTGATTGCAGGCTTTCCCAGTGCATTTATTGGGATTTTATTTACAGGTTCATTATTGATTGAAATGGTTTTTTCTTTAGATGGGTTAGGTTTATTGGGGTATGAGGCGGCGATAAATCGGGATTATCCTGTGATGTTTGGCTCGTTATATATGTTTACTTTATTAGGATTACTCCTTAATTTAGTTGGAGATTTAACGTATATTTTGGTTGACCCGCGAATTGATTTTGATAAACGGGAAAATTAG
- a CDS encoding protein-tyrosine phosphatase family protein: MLLPDIYWIKDFLEGNLAIMPKPRSNEWLEDEIQAFNNQGINLVVCLLTTHEIYELELQKEKTLCERYQIEYISFPIVDRSVPSFLETKTLVDYLLCQLKEGKKVAVHCRAGIGRAGLITASILIRFGIEPKHACQLISKARKIQIPETDEQQRWLFHFKDYLKK; encoded by the coding sequence ATGTTATTACCAGATATTTATTGGATTAAGGATTTTTTGGAGGGAAATTTGGCGATTATGCCAAAACCTCGTTCAAATGAATGGTTAGAAGATGAGATACAAGCATTTAATAATCAGGGTATTAATCTGGTTGTGTGTTTATTAACCACTCATGAAATCTATGAGCTTGAGTTACAGAAAGAAAAAACATTATGTGAACGCTATCAAATTGAATATATTTCTTTTCCTATTGTAGATAGAAGCGTTCCGTCTTTCTTGGAAACTAAAACATTGGTTGATTATTTACTTTGTCAATTAAAAGAAGGTAAAAAAGTAGCGGTACATTGCCGTGCAGGCATTGGTCGAGCTGGACTGATAACTGCCAGCATTTTAATTCGTTTTGGTATTGAACCCAAACACGCTTGTCAACTCATTTCTAAAGCAAGAAAAATTCAAATCCCAGAAACTGATGAACAACAACGTTGGCTTTTTCATTTTAAAGACTACTTGAAAAAATGA
- a CDS encoding LysR family transcriptional regulator, with amino-acid sequence MNMTLRQLTLFKSVAEHLSFTRAAVEMCLTQPAVSIQIKQLESHVGMPLFEQIGKRIFLTDAGRELYAACQDIFSRIETLDMSLNELQGSIKGRLKLAVVTTATYFTPHLFSRFLRQYPDVNIRLNVTNRNSILERLANNEDDLVIMGQVPEHLNVQAHQFLENPLVVLAPANHPLANERNIPLSRIAQETFLVRELGSGTRLAMERYFDGVELGLKVGMELGSSEAIKQGVIAGLGISVLSRHTLTLELAAGIIKLLDVEGFPQMRYWYIVHLSEKKLSLVARTFLEFLITRTRDVLTEAEKTLVEAGMHINEPHPHIMIAK; translated from the coding sequence ATGAACATGACACTACGCCAACTCACGTTATTTAAATCGGTTGCAGAACACCTCAGTTTTACCCGCGCTGCGGTAGAAATGTGTTTAACTCAGCCAGCCGTTTCTATTCAAATAAAGCAATTAGAAAGCCATGTTGGTATGCCTCTATTTGAACAAATTGGAAAACGCATTTTTTTAACAGATGCAGGACGCGAATTATATGCCGCCTGTCAAGACATTTTCTCGCGCATAGAAACGTTAGATATGTCGCTGAATGAATTACAAGGTAGCATTAAAGGACGCTTAAAATTAGCGGTTGTCACCACAGCCACTTATTTTACCCCCCATCTATTTAGTCGCTTTTTACGCCAATATCCCGATGTTAATATTCGTTTAAATGTCACAAACCGCAATAGTATCTTAGAACGTCTCGCAAATAATGAAGACGATTTAGTGATTATGGGACAAGTCCCCGAACATTTAAATGTACAAGCACATCAGTTTTTAGAAAATCCCTTAGTTGTCCTCGCGCCTGCAAATCATCCACTTGCCAACGAAAGAAATATTCCACTTTCACGCATTGCCCAAGAAACTTTTTTAGTTCGTGAGCTAGGTTCTGGCACTCGTTTAGCTATGGAACGTTATTTTGATGGCGTTGAACTTGGGCTAAAAGTGGGTATGGAATTAGGCAGTAGCGAAGCCATTAAACAAGGCGTGATTGCAGGGCTTGGCATTTCAGTGTTATCACGTCATACCCTCACCTTAGAATTAGCGGCTGGTATTATTAAACTCTTAGATGTAGAAGGATTTCCACAAATGCGCTATTGGTATATTGTGCATTTAAGTGAGAAAAAACTTTCTTTAGTTGCCCGTACTTTCCTTGAATTTTTGATTACGCGCACACGTGATGTATTAACTGAGGCAGAAAAAACCCTTGTTGAAGCGGGAATGCATATTAATGAACCTCACCCACACATCATGATTGCAAAATAA
- a CDS encoding TRZ/ATZ family hydrolase produces the protein MMQSVDTLIYAGWVIPVEPEGVVYEQHAIAIDAGKIVAILPNIEATSRYLGRITHRLMTHVVIPGLINTHTHAAMTLLRGFADDLALHEWLTTRIWPAENAFMSADFVADGTRLAIAEMLRGGVTCFNDMYFLPEVAGGVVDESGMRATLGLILLDFPTIQAQNPDEYLQKGRAVYQQYQNHPLIKTAIAPHAPYTVSDAPLQAGAAMAEELNTPIHIHVHETKEEVEQAVAKDKQRPLARLANLGLVSSRLLAVHATQLNPEEIQLLAEHRATVVHCPESNMKLASGFCPVQQLLNAGVNVALGTDGTASNNDLDMLGEMRTAALLAKVVSQDARSVSAAQALTMATLNGAKALGIDAETGSLLVGKSADLVAIDMNELETQPIYNPLSHLIYATSRDKVTDVWVAGRQLLKSRALTSLNIHEVQAKTHDWYMKIAAFMQQAES, from the coding sequence ATGATGCAATCTGTCGATACTTTAATTTATGCAGGTTGGGTTATTCCTGTAGAGCCTGAAGGCGTGGTGTATGAGCAACATGCAATTGCAATTGATGCGGGCAAAATAGTTGCGATTTTACCCAATATAGAAGCAACCAGTCGTTATTTAGGACGGATTACTCACCGTTTAATGACACATGTTGTCATTCCAGGGTTAATTAATACACACACACATGCAGCCATGACATTACTACGTGGCTTTGCTGACGATTTAGCATTACATGAATGGCTAACAACACGTATTTGGCCAGCAGAAAATGCTTTTATGAGTGCGGATTTTGTTGCAGATGGAACACGTTTAGCCATTGCCGAAATGTTGCGCGGTGGTGTGACCTGCTTTAATGACATGTACTTTTTACCTGAAGTAGCGGGGGGCGTTGTTGATGAATCAGGTATGCGTGCGACACTGGGCTTAATTTTATTAGATTTTCCGACGATTCAAGCCCAAAATCCTGATGAATATTTACAAAAAGGGCGAGCAGTCTATCAACAGTATCAAAATCATCCTTTAATTAAAACTGCAATTGCACCGCACGCACCTTATACCGTTTCTGACGCACCGTTACAGGCAGGTGCTGCAATGGCAGAGGAATTGAATACACCCATTCATATACATGTCCATGAGACTAAAGAGGAAGTCGAGCAAGCGGTTGCAAAGGATAAACAACGTCCATTAGCCCGCTTAGCCAATTTGGGGCTGGTGTCATCGCGTTTATTAGCGGTACATGCAACGCAATTAAATCCAGAAGAAATTCAGCTATTAGCCGAACATCGAGCAACTGTGGTGCATTGTCCTGAGTCTAATATGAAACTGGCAAGCGGTTTTTGCCCTGTACAACAATTATTAAATGCAGGGGTTAATGTTGCATTGGGAACAGACGGCACAGCCAGCAATAATGACTTGGATATGTTGGGCGAAATGCGTACGGCTGCCTTGCTTGCAAAAGTGGTGAGCCAAGATGCGCGTAGTGTTTCCGCAGCGCAGGCGTTGACAATGGCAACCTTAAACGGGGCTAAAGCATTAGGCATTGATGCCGAAACAGGTTCGTTATTGGTTGGTAAATCAGCGGATTTAGTGGCAATTGATATGAATGAGCTTGAAACTCAACCGATTTATAATCCCTTATCACATCTGATTTATGCAACAAGCCGCGATAAAGTAACCGATGTTTGGGTTGCAGGGCGACAATTGTTAAAATCCCGCGCTTTAACATCGCTCAATATCCATGAAGTTCAGGCTAAAACGCATGATTGGTACATGAAAATTGCAGCATTCATGCAACAAGCAGAGTCATAA
- a CDS encoding ATP-binding response regulator, with amino-acid sequence MNAEAQHIETSEKGTLLIVDDTPANVSVLFSFLSAEGFKVLVAKDGKGGIQRAEYAKPDLILLDVMMPGMDGFEACKVLKSQKNTQDIPIIFMTALADTVDKVKGFSLGASDYITKPFQHEEVLARVNNHLNFRRLQQQLQARTKELERRSIENEQARAAAEAANRAKSAFLANMSHELRTPLNAIIGYTDMLRDDAEDMGHQDLVPDLEKIQTAARQLLGLVSDVLDIAKIEAEKIEVKASWFDIAKLVNDAATIIQPTLNENQLSIECASDIGSLYADESKTQQILLNLLSNASKFTHQGYIRLTASRSTEWIIFTVQDSGIGIAKEQYEHIFKPFTQIDSSPTREYGGTGLGLTICRHFCTMMNGTIEVESELGKGSLFTVRLPVISS; translated from the coding sequence ATGAATGCAGAAGCTCAACACATTGAAACCTCTGAAAAGGGAACATTGCTAATAGTGGATGATACGCCCGCTAATGTTAGCGTGTTGTTCAGTTTTCTGAGTGCTGAGGGATTCAAAGTCTTGGTGGCAAAGGATGGTAAAGGGGGTATTCAACGGGCTGAATACGCTAAACCAGATTTAATATTGTTGGACGTGATGATGCCTGGTATGGATGGTTTTGAAGCCTGTAAAGTCCTGAAGTCACAAAAAAATACTCAAGATATTCCCATTATCTTTATGACTGCCTTAGCTGATACTGTTGATAAGGTCAAAGGGTTTTCCTTAGGGGCATCTGATTATATTACTAAGCCTTTTCAACATGAGGAAGTTTTAGCTCGTGTTAATAATCATTTAAATTTCCGTCGTTTACAGCAACAACTACAAGCAAGAACCAAAGAGTTAGAGCGTCGTAGTATCGAGAATGAACAGGCACGCGCAGCGGCTGAAGCTGCAAATCGGGCAAAAAGTGCTTTTTTAGCCAATATGAGCCATGAATTACGCACGCCTTTAAATGCGATTATTGGCTATACGGATATGTTGCGGGATGATGCGGAAGATATGGGACATCAGGATTTAGTCCCTGATTTAGAAAAGATTCAAACCGCCGCAAGACAGTTATTAGGCTTAGTCAGTGATGTATTAGATATTGCCAAGATTGAAGCTGAAAAAATAGAGGTTAAAGCCTCATGGTTTGATATTGCAAAATTGGTGAATGATGCAGCAACAATTATTCAACCAACGTTAAATGAAAATCAGTTAAGCATTGAATGTGCGTCAGATATTGGCAGTTTATATGCGGATGAAAGCAAAACGCAGCAAATTCTTCTTAATCTATTAAGCAATGCCTCAAAATTTACCCATCAGGGATATATTCGCTTAACAGCAAGTCGTAGTACTGAGTGGATTATATTCACGGTACAAGATTCGGGAATTGGTATTGCTAAAGAGCAGTATGAGCATATTTTCAAACCTTTTACACAGATTGATAGCAGTCCAACCCGCGAATATGGTGGAACAGGATTAGGTTTAACAATCTGTCGTCATTTTTGCACCATGATGAATGGTACGATTGAAGTAGAAAGTGAATTAGGCAAAGGCAGCTTATTCACCGTGCGTTTACCTGTGATATCGAGTTAA
- a CDS encoding SpoIIE family protein phosphatase, producing MSFLKDWVAQRSLSQRTMFNMAVRIALVIICVTMLSYWHFISSLETQVVSQLEKYVIERGQRESHIFQLAEDNHQLLKQALLQRLEQFSDTDPKAEFDALFETWADGTTRNRLQGQSIEQFDKQTYPTVFIGKQVEINADIRRRVLAFYELTQTYGRAWLNRFVDTYIMAPENIEVIYWPAVAWGLDTTAEINIPEEEFFFISDKTHNPERKPVWTGVFEDPVPKLWMVSLETPVDDAQGRHIATLGHDIILNDLFTRIVDERLTGTYNLLFREDGRLIAHPEFMEAIKAKGGAFNIPTDGDLHLQTIFNLVKNHNKTRIIDNTTQHEYLAVTQLAGTGWYFVVAYPKSLLAELAFHTVTIIFLLGLLSLLIELFILFYVLRVQVSTPLKSFVTVTQKIADGNFKIAHQLDTLRQDELGKLATALSLMSYKLENNFMLMEGIVQERTQALATANAEITELNQRLEKENVRMSHELAITRKLQQMVLPRTQELTRIPELDIVGYMEPASEVGGDYYDVLQQNGHVKISIGDVTGHGLESGVLMLMVQTAVRTLLVNNVTDPHEFLNTLNRAIYDNIQRMSSDKHLTLSLIDYENGTLHLSGQHEEVLVVRKEGNIERIDTINLGFMLGLEPDISSFVGQLDIKIQSGDGIVLYTDGITEAFNKHKQPYGLERLCQIISQSWALSVADICDAIMQDVRQHIGNTKISDDLTLLIIKKT from the coding sequence GTGTCTTTTCTAAAAGATTGGGTTGCACAACGTTCACTCAGCCAGCGAACGATGTTTAATATGGCTGTACGGATTGCACTCGTGATTATTTGTGTAACCATGCTGAGTTATTGGCATTTTATTTCGAGCTTAGAAACACAAGTTGTTTCACAGCTTGAAAAATATGTGATTGAACGCGGGCAACGTGAAAGTCATATTTTTCAACTTGCTGAAGATAATCATCAGCTCTTAAAACAAGCCTTATTACAACGTTTAGAACAATTTAGCGATACTGACCCAAAAGCCGAGTTCGACGCTTTATTTGAAACATGGGCAGATGGAACAACCCGTAATCGTTTGCAAGGACAATCCATCGAGCAATTTGATAAACAAACTTATCCAACGGTATTTATTGGCAAACAGGTAGAAATTAACGCGGATATACGCAGGCGAGTACTGGCATTTTACGAATTAACGCAAACTTATGGACGCGCATGGCTGAATCGCTTTGTGGATACGTACATCATGGCACCCGAAAATATAGAAGTGATTTATTGGCCAGCCGTTGCATGGGGATTAGACACCACCGCCGAGATTAATATCCCAGAAGAAGAATTCTTTTTTATCTCTGATAAAACACATAACCCTGAGCGCAAACCTGTTTGGACAGGTGTTTTTGAAGACCCTGTACCCAAATTATGGATGGTGTCATTAGAAACCCCCGTCGACGATGCCCAAGGGCGACATATTGCAACGCTAGGGCATGATATTATTTTAAATGACTTATTTACACGTATTGTTGATGAACGTTTAACAGGTACGTATAACTTACTTTTCCGTGAAGATGGACGCTTAATTGCTCATCCTGAGTTTATGGAGGCGATTAAAGCCAAAGGTGGTGCGTTTAATATTCCCACAGACGGCGATTTACATCTGCAAACGATTTTCAATTTAGTTAAAAATCATAATAAAACCCGCATTATTGATAATACCACGCAACATGAATACTTAGCCGTCACCCAACTGGCAGGAACAGGCTGGTATTTTGTTGTTGCCTACCCAAAAAGCCTACTCGCTGAATTAGCTTTTCATACCGTCACTATCATCTTTTTACTCGGTTTATTATCCCTACTCATCGAACTTTTTATTCTCTTTTACGTTCTACGTGTACAAGTCAGCACACCGTTAAAAAGCTTTGTAACCGTTACACAAAAAATTGCAGATGGCAATTTTAAAATTGCACATCAACTCGATACACTACGACAAGATGAACTCGGCAAACTCGCAACCGCCTTAAGCCTCATGTCCTATAAGTTAGAAAATAACTTCATGCTGATGGAGGGCATTGTGCAAGAACGGACTCAAGCCCTTGCAACGGCAAATGCGGAGATTACCGAATTAAATCAACGCTTAGAAAAAGAAAATGTACGGATGAGTCATGAGCTAGCCATTACACGAAAATTACAACAAATGGTTTTACCACGCACTCAAGAACTGACCAGAATTCCAGAACTCGACATTGTTGGCTATATGGAACCTGCTTCCGAAGTTGGTGGCGATTACTACGACGTGCTACAACAAAATGGACATGTAAAAATCAGCATCGGCGATGTAACAGGACACGGCTTAGAAAGTGGTGTTTTAATGCTTATGGTACAAACTGCCGTGCGTACGCTACTCGTCAACAACGTTACCGACCCACATGAATTTTTAAATACCCTAAACCGCGCAATTTACGACAACATTCAACGGATGAGCTCAGACAAACACCTGACCTTATCCCTGATTGACTACGAAAACGGCACACTACACCTAAGCGGACAACATGAAGAAGTTCTCGTCGTGCGTAAAGAAGGCAATATCGAACGCATAGACACGATTAATCTAGGCTTTATGCTAGGACTAGAACCCGACATCAGTAGCTTTGTCGGACAACTCGACATAAAAATCCAATCAGGCGATGGCATCGTCCTTTATACTGACGGTATCACGGAAGCCTTTAATAAGCACAAACAACCCTATGGCTTAGAACGCCTATGCCAAATCATTAGCCAATCGTGGGCATTATCAGTGGCAGACATTTGCGATGCCATCATGCAAGACGTAAGACAACACATCGGCAACACCAAAATTTCTGACGACCTAACTCTATTAATCATCAAAAAAACTTAA